TTTGTCTGAGAAATCCGGGACACAAGTTTTTAATGGGAGGTGTGAGTATTTCAGATAAATTTTCAGAATTTTCTAAATCGCTGATGATCGAATTCATGCGTTCGAACTATTATGATTCTGCGGTTGCACAATATATTCATCCTAAACATGAGTTTAAAGTTAAATTAAAAGACCGGGATAAAAACCTCTTTTTCGATGAGGTAGAATCTGATTTAAATAAACTAGATAAAATCATTGATGATCTGGAGCCCGAAATGCGCTTGCCTGTCCTGATCAAAAAATATATAAAACAGAATGCAAAAGTGATTTCCTTTAATGTAGATCCCAGTTTTAATGATGCGATTGATGGTTTAATGTATATTCGGATTAGTGAATTGCCGGAGAGTACCATCAAGCCTGTTTTAGAAGAAATGAGTGAAAAGATCAGAAGGGAAGAAAATAATGATGCTGATAATCAATAATATTCGGTTTTTTTAATAATTTCTTTCAAAATGATTTGTGAGAGAAGGATAAAGTTCCTATTTTTGCACCACTCAATTAGAGAAAAGGTTTCTTAGCTCAGTTGGTAGAGCAATGGATTGAAAATCCATGTGTCCCTGGTTCGATTCCTGGAGAAACCACTTTAATTTAATCACTTACGATTCTCGTAGGTGATTTTTTTTTGAGAGATTCTGTAAAAAGTTTATCATTTATGATTTTTTAATTATAAATGACCCGTAAAAAGACTAAAATATAAAGTCATCCCCACTTCTGAAATTCTTTAAAATTTGTGGAAAGAACATTTATTAATTTTTTCATACAAGTTCTAAAAAATTGATGAAGATGATTATTTCACACTAAACTTAATAAGATTGATTTTTAGAAGAGATGTGGTTTTAATTAGACTACATTTGAGTAATACTGAATTGTATGTCTAATGCTTCAACCTTATTCGCTTCTGTAAAAACATTTTTCTCGGAAATTGGAGATATCACTTTGTTTGGTGCGCGATTTTTTAGGGAAGTTCTATTACCGCCTTTCGAATTTAAAGAACTGATTAATCAATGTTATAATATTGGCAATCGGTCATTGCTGCTGGTTTCGGTAACTGGATTTATCTTAGGATTGGTATTTACGCTGCAATCCAGGCCAACTTTAGAACAGTTTGGTGCTGAATCCTGGATTCCTTCCATGATCAGTATTTCTATTATTAGGGAAATTGGGCCGGTAATTATTGCGCTGATCTGTGCCGGTAGAATCGGGTCCGGAATCGGAGCAGAATTAGGTTCTATGCGAGTCACAGAGCAAATAGATGCGATGGAAGTTTCCGGTACGAACCCTTTTAAATATTTGGTCGTAACGCGGATCGCAGCGGCGACTTTAATGCTTCCACTTTTAGTGATTATCGGAGATTCCATCGCGCTGTTTGGTTCTGCAATCGTAGAAAATTTAAAATCGGATGTTTCCTATACTTTGTATTTCAGTAAAGTTTTCAAGGCCATTACATTTGGCGATATTATTCCTGCCACGATCAAAACATTTTTCTTTGGGTTTGCGATCGGTTTAATTGGATGTTTTAAAGGATATAATTGCGCGAAAGGAACCGTGGGTGTGGGAGAAGCTTCTAATGCTGCGGTCGTTTACACCTCGATGCTGATTTTTATAATTGACTTTATCGCGGTATTTGTAACTGATATTATTTTTGATATTTAAGAAATGGAAGATAATACGTCGAAAAAAGTAGTTTTAGAACTGAAAAATATCACCAAAAGTTTTGGAGATAATCAGGTTTTAAAAGGTTTTAATTTAAAACTTTTTGAAGGTGAAAATTTGACCATTATGGGAAAATCCGGCTCCGGAAAATCGGTGATGGTTAAATGTCTGGTCGGTTTGATTCAGCCTGATGGAGGAAGTATCACCATCAATGGAGAAGATATTACCAAGATGGGACAAAAAGAACTCGATATTTTGAGAACCGAGATTGGATTTCTCTTTCAGGGAAGTGCTTTGTATGATTCCATGACCGTTCGGGAGAATTTAGAATTTCCCTTAAGAAGACATAAAGATAAAATTAAAGATTTTACCGATACAGAAAATTTAGTAAAAGGAGCTTTAGAAGATGTTGGTCTGGCTAAAACCATCGATTTAATGCCGTCTGAACTTTCCGGCGGAATGCAGAGAAGGGTGGCGCTTGCAAGAGCTTTGATCCTAAAACCCAAAATCCTTATGTATGACGAACCTACAACGGGTTTGGATCCGATTACTTCAAAAGAAATTATTGAACTTTTAAGAAATATTCAGATAAAATATAAAACTTCTTCCATCATCATCACGCATGATGTAGATTGCGCTCGGGTAATTTCGAACCGCATGATATTACTGGTGGATGGAATTAATTATGCAGAAGGAACTTACGAGGAGCTTTTAAAATCAAATGATCCACAAGTTCAGGCCTTCTTTAAAAATTAAATTATGGAAAAATCTACCTCAAAAAAGATGAATGTCGGCATCTTCGTCGTACTTGGGACAATTCTTCTCGTTACCGCATTGTATTTTGTAGGGAAGCGACAAAATCTCTTCAGCAAAAACATTCAGTTATATGCGGTTTTTACAGATGTAAGTGGTTTGCAAATCGGTAATAATGTGCGCTATTCCGGCGTGAATGTTGGGAACGTGAGTAAAATTGAAATGAAAGCGGAAGGGAAAATTAGGGTGGAAATGTCGGTAAACGAACCGGCTGCGAGATTTATAAAAAAAGATGCAGTTGCCTCAATTGCTTCAGACGGTTTAGTGGGAAGCATGGTTGTTAATCTTGTTCCGGGAGAAGATAAAACAGCGACAAAAGTGGTTTCCGGAGACCAAATTCAGATAAAAACGAAGATCACGGTTGATGAAATACTTGAAACCTTTAGTAAAACCAATGAGAGCGCTGCTTTAATAACTTCAGATCTGGCGATAATTACGCATCAGGTTGTGGGCGGAAAAGGTGCTTTGGGTGCAATATTGAGTGATTCTTCCCTCGAGTACGATCTGCGCAAATCTGTTGCTGCCTTGAAACAAACTGCGGAAGGAACAAATAGAGCAATGGCACAGGTAAATGCGATCATCGGAAAAATAAATTACGATCAAAGCGCCGTGGCAGTCCTATTGAGCGACCCAAAATCACGACAGCAAATTCAAAGTGTTTTTGCTAATCTGGAAAAATCCAGCAATGATATTAATAATGTTTCTAAAAACTTAGAAGATTATGTGGCCGAAATTAAAGCCGGAAAAGGCTCCCTGAACTATATAACCAAAGACGAAAGTCTGAAGAAAAATATAGATTCTACCGTTGTTAATGTAAAAGAAGCTACGGATAAACTCAATCAAAATATGGAAGTGTTGAAACATAATTTCCTCTTCCGTGGATATTTTAGAAAGCTCGACAAGCAGAAAGCAAAAGACTTGAAGGAAGAGGAAGTGAAGCAATAAGCATCATTTCCATACCTCTTCCACGGAAATGATGATTCCTTTAGGTACGGCAAAGAAATGCAGAACGAGTAAAAATCAACTTATTTTACCGAAATTTGTCGCATGATTTTAGAAAAAGAAATAGAATTTATTCTCGCATTAGATGCCTTGAAAAGTGTCAATCGCAGAAATTTCAACCTTGATAATTCCCGTCGCGAAAATACCGCCGAACACAGTTGGCAAATTGTCGTGTTTGCACAGATCCTTTTACCTTACGCGAAAAATAAAGAGCAAATTGATCTTTTAAGAGTGATAAGAATGCTTTCTATACACGATGTAGTGGAAATAGAAGCAGGTGACACTTTTATTTTTGATGAAAGCGCAATGACGGGAAAATACGAACGTGAATTGGAAGCTGCAAAAAAAACATTCGGTGTTTTAAATGGACCATTAAGTTCAGACTTTCTAAACCTCTGGATTGAGTTTGAAGCTGAAGAAACTCCCGATGCCATCTTCGCCTGCGCAGTCGATAGAATTATGCCTTTTCTGCTGAATGTATATGGTTCCGGCAAAAGTTGGACAGAAGCTGGGGTGAAAGTCTCACAAGTAGAAAATATTGTCGGCACCGCCGTTAAACGAGCCTCGAAAGAATTGGGTGATGCCTTTGATATTTTGCTTAACAAAGCCTTGTATCAAGGGAAATTGACTGAGTAAATTATTCTATAATAACAATGAAAAAATGCGAGACCTTTTACGATCTCGCATTTTTATTTTAAAGTTTCTGGAAATTTAAAATTCATCATTTATAATTTCTTTAAATCCGCTCCAGTTCATCACCGCTTATTTGCGTTTTAAAAGTCCCGTAATTCACAGAAACCTTTCCGTTCTTTTCGATTTTCTCGATGGTGCCTACACTGGTTGAGCCGGGAATTCTTACCCTTTGTCCAACTTTCATCCAAATAGCGCGTTCTTTTTGGCGTTTGTCTTCCAGTCTTTCGTTTGTTTCCTCGATCTTCTCCTGCACATCCACTTTCTTTAACTGCTGCGTAATTTTTCTTTTTACAACCTGCATGCGTTTCGTTTCATCTTTATCCGCGCCCAGTTTTCGGAATTTTTCCTGCTCCAGAATTTTCACAAAATCAGCAACTACCAATTTCCTCGATTTTCCTTTTACATAAGAATCAATGAAGGCTTCAATCTTATTTCCAAACTGTAATTTCCGATGTTCGTCTTCATAAAGTTTTTGAAAATTAAAAAGCTTTTGTTGCAGTTGGTCATTCAGCTTTTCAAGATTTTCTTTTTTGTTTTGCGTAGAATCTCTTTTTTCCGCCAAATCGGTTTTTATTTTTTCGACTTCAAATTTTTCCTGCTGTAATTTTACAATCGTTTTATCCAGATTCACGATGTCGTGTTCTACTTTTTTCTTCGCAGACTCGATGATGAATTTTGGGATTTTATTTTTCTCCGCCACTTCAAAAGTAAAGGAACTTCCGGCTTGGCCAACCTCTAATTTGTACAGTGGTTCCAAGGAATTTTCGTCAAAAAGCATGGCCGCATTTGTGGCGTGCGGAAGTTGCTCAATGACCAGTTTTATATTCGTGTAATGTGTGGTAATAATGGAAAAACTTTTTTTGTCGTAAAAGAATTCCAGAAAACTTTCAGCTAATGAGCCTCCAAGTTCCGGATCCGAACCTGTTCCAAATTCGTCAATCAGTAAAAGCGTTTTTGAATTGGCTTCTTTAATGATCTTCGCCATTTTCTTCAATCGCGAAGAATATGTAGAAAGATGGTTCTCAATGGATTGATTATCACCAATATCCGTCATTAATTTTTCAAAGAAAAACATCTCAGATTTCGGATGAACAGGAACTAAAATCCCACTCTGAATCATCAATTGCAACAGTCCAACCGTTTTTAAAGTAATTGATTTTCCACCTGCATTCGGTCCCGAAATACAGAGAATCCTGTTCTGTTCCGTTAAAGTTAAAGTTTGCGGAAAGATCTTTTTCTTTTCCACCTGATTACGGATCAACAAAAGCGGATGAAAAGCATTCACCAAACGCATGGTTCGGTGACGGTTGATTTTTGGTAAAATTCCGCCTATTTTCTCCGCAAATTTGGCTTTCGCTCTGGTGAGGTCTAAATCGAAAATATATTTTTGATACGAGTAGAGTTGTGGCTGAAATTCGGAGATCTCAAAGGTCAATTTTCGTAAGATTTTATCAACTTCTTTTTTCTCTTCCTCAATATCTTCGCGTAATTTAAACTGATGTTTTACGACAGATTCCGGCTGAATATAAGTAATTGAACCTGTTTTAGAAACTCCTAAAACACGGCCCGGAACTCTTTTCTTGTAAGCAGACTTCACGGCCAAAACCCGCTGATCATCCATAATACTCTCCCGAATATCGTCTAAATAATCCGTAGAAGTAAGTGCGGTAAGTGTTCGGTTAAAGTTTTCCTGAATGGCTTTTCTGGCGTGCGAAATATCAGTACGTAAAGCTTTAAGAATAGGCGAGGAGTCACTTTTTACTTCTCCAAACCGGTTAAAAACTTTATCAATTTTATCCACGATTTCTTTGCGGAATTCCAAATCTTTAACATCGTTTTTTAGGTAAAGAAATAAATCTTCATAAGCAGGATAAAATTTTTGAAGCCTTGCAATCTGTTCGGTGAGGCTTTTAATTTTTAAAAATGAAGTATTATCTAACCGATAATTTTCGATCAGCATCAGTTTTAGTTCTTCTTCAATATCTTCGTATTCATTGAAGGGAATCGCGTTGCCACTTTCAAAACTGGATAAATATTCAGCTACTTTTTTTAAAGAAATTTCAGCTTCTTCAATATTAAAGGGACGGATTCCTGCAATTTTTTCTGCAATTTTCTTTGAGAAAGCAAAGGGAGAAATTTCCGCCAAAAGTTCGGGAAATTCCAGTTCGTTTAAATCTTCGGTTTGTATATGCACACGCAAATTTAATGAGATAATTTGATAATGTAGGTATCTGAAAACGGATGCGTTAAGAAATTTTGAAAATTCTATCTTTGAAAAATGAAGTTTGAGACGGAGCGGTTAATTTTGAGAACAATTACAGAATACGATGCAGTCGAAATTTTTTCGATAAGAAGCAATTCAGAAATTAATCGGTTTCTCCATCGAATTCCACCGAAAAATTCTTTTGAAGCGCTGGATTTTATTTTAAATATTAAAAGAAAAACACTCAATAAGGAAATTTTGTTTTTCGGAATATCCTGTCGTACTCAACCACAATTATTGGGCACCATTTGTCTCTGGAATTTTTCTGAAGATCGAGAAATTGCAGAATTGGGTTATGAATTGTTGCCCAATTATCATGGCAAAGGATTGATGTCGGAAGCTGTAGCTTTTATTTTAAAATTTGGTTTTCAGCAATTAAATTTAAATAAGATAGAGGCTTTTACCAATAAAAACAATGTGAATTCCATTTCTCTTTTGGGAAAATTTAATTTTATTTTAAATGAAAATAGAAAGGATAGAAATTATCCGGAAAACAGTATTTTTGAATTGCATAAGATTTAATTTGTCCCTTAATAAATATTTAAAATTATCCTATGGATTGGAATGAGGTTTTAGCGCCCATAAAAAACACCGAATATTTTGATCAGTTGTGGTCAAATGTTAAAAAGGAGTATGAAACAGAAAAATGTTTTCCTCCGAAGAAACAGATTTTTCGAGCATTAGAACTGACTCCTTTTGAAGAAGTTAAGGTTGTTATTATCGGGCAAGATCCTTATCATAACGATTTTCAGGCTAATGGATTGTGTTTTTCGGTTTCCGAACAAGTAACTGCGCCGCCTTCTCTTAAAAATATTTTTAAAGAATTGCAGGACGATTTGGGAATTGTACGAACTAAAAAGGAATTGGATGACTGGGCAGAACAGGGAGTTTTACTTTTGAACGCTACCTTAACCGTGAAAGCTCACACGCCGAATTCACATAAAAATCTAGGCTGGGAAAAACTGACTGATTTTATCATCAAAGAAATTTCGGATCGAAAAGAGAATGTTGTTTTTGTTTTATGGGGCGCTTTTGCACAAAAAAAAGAGGAATTAATCAATTCCTCTAAACATCTTATCGTTAAATCTGCGCATCCTTCGCCGTTTTCAGTATATCGTGGCTTTTATGGAAGCAAACCTTTTTCTCAAATTAATGAGTATTTAAAATCCAAAAATATTGATCCTATTTGCTGGTAGTTCCACCACGTTGCGTTTTAGAATCCACAGGATTTCCTTTTTCAAACTTCAAAGCGATCTTATAACTTCCTTTTAAGGCATTAAAACCTTTTGCAGAGGTTGTTTCGGGCGTTACTTCAACCAAAGAAATTGCGTATCCGTTAAATTCCTGCGTGGTATAATAGCCTTTACTTGCATTATCAGTTGTGCTGATTTTTAACGTCACCGGACGCGTATACGTGCCCATCAATTCGATTTCCGCCGTAGCATTTCCCGCCCAAACGCATTGTACTCCTTTTGGGCAACGACTGTCTTCTACCAGTCGTTTGAAGGTAACATTCATATCATATTCTTTCAGGAATTTGTTTTCCCCTTCTTTTAAATAGATCACGCCTGCTTTATCGGTGCTGGCTTGCTGTTGTTCTTTTTTTGCAGTGTCCAGTGCCTCCTGATCTGGAGGTAAACCGGTTGACATCTCCGGTTCTCCTTTTTTAGGTTGAGTCATGGTCGTGGTTTGCGTGTTGGTTTGTACTTCGTTTTGCGTAACATTTGTCGCAGTTTCCGTTTTGGCAGCATTCTGAGTTTGGCAGGTTGCCAAAGAAAAGAGCGTCATCGAGGTGAGTAATAATCTGTGTATCATTGTTTTAATTTTTAAAGATATCTATCAAAACTACCAAAAACATTGCCAATCCTACAATGAAATTAAATCCTGTTCCGTAGAGGAAACCAATAAGCGCTCCTTTGGTTGAATTCCAGGCTTTCTTTTTATCATTTGCATCATGCAACAATTCGCCCACGAAAACCCCTAAAAACATTCCAATTAAAAAGCCAAAAGGAACGGGAATAAAAAACATACCCACGAGTGTAC
This DNA window, taken from Kaistella carnis, encodes the following:
- a CDS encoding HD domain-containing protein, producing the protein MILEKEIEFILALDALKSVNRRNFNLDNSRRENTAEHSWQIVVFAQILLPYAKNKEQIDLLRVIRMLSIHDVVEIEAGDTFIFDESAMTGKYERELEAAKKTFGVLNGPLSSDFLNLWIEFEAEETPDAIFACAVDRIMPFLLNVYGSGKSWTEAGVKVSQVENIVGTAVKRASKELGDAFDILLNKALYQGKLTE
- a CDS encoding uracil-DNA glycosylase, which translates into the protein MDWNEVLAPIKNTEYFDQLWSNVKKEYETEKCFPPKKQIFRALELTPFEEVKVVIIGQDPYHNDFQANGLCFSVSEQVTAPPSLKNIFKELQDDLGIVRTKKELDDWAEQGVLLLNATLTVKAHTPNSHKNLGWEKLTDFIIKEISDRKENVVFVLWGAFAQKKEELINSSKHLIVKSAHPSPFSVYRGFYGSKPFSQINEYLKSKNIDPICW
- a CDS encoding MlaE family ABC transporter permease — protein: MSNASTLFASVKTFFSEIGDITLFGARFFREVLLPPFEFKELINQCYNIGNRSLLLVSVTGFILGLVFTLQSRPTLEQFGAESWIPSMISISIIREIGPVIIALICAGRIGSGIGAELGSMRVTEQIDAMEVSGTNPFKYLVVTRIAAATLMLPLLVIIGDSIALFGSAIVENLKSDVSYTLYFSKVFKAITFGDIIPATIKTFFFGFAIGLIGCFKGYNCAKGTVGVGEASNAAVVYTSMLIFIIDFIAVFVTDIIFDI
- a CDS encoding ABC transporter ATP-binding protein, which codes for MEDNTSKKVVLELKNITKSFGDNQVLKGFNLKLFEGENLTIMGKSGSGKSVMVKCLVGLIQPDGGSITINGEDITKMGQKELDILRTEIGFLFQGSALYDSMTVRENLEFPLRRHKDKIKDFTDTENLVKGALEDVGLAKTIDLMPSELSGGMQRRVALARALILKPKILMYDEPTTGLDPITSKEIIELLRNIQIKYKTSSIIITHDVDCARVISNRMILLVDGINYAEGTYEELLKSNDPQVQAFFKN
- a CDS encoding endonuclease MutS2, which encodes MHIQTEDLNELEFPELLAEISPFAFSKKIAEKIAGIRPFNIEEAEISLKKVAEYLSSFESGNAIPFNEYEDIEEELKLMLIENYRLDNTSFLKIKSLTEQIARLQKFYPAYEDLFLYLKNDVKDLEFRKEIVDKIDKVFNRFGEVKSDSSPILKALRTDISHARKAIQENFNRTLTALTSTDYLDDIRESIMDDQRVLAVKSAYKKRVPGRVLGVSKTGSITYIQPESVVKHQFKLREDIEEEKKEVDKILRKLTFEISEFQPQLYSYQKYIFDLDLTRAKAKFAEKIGGILPKINRHRTMRLVNAFHPLLLIRNQVEKKKIFPQTLTLTEQNRILCISGPNAGGKSITLKTVGLLQLMIQSGILVPVHPKSEMFFFEKLMTDIGDNQSIENHLSTYSSRLKKMAKIIKEANSKTLLLIDEFGTGSDPELGGSLAESFLEFFYDKKSFSIITTHYTNIKLVIEQLPHATNAAMLFDENSLEPLYKLEVGQAGSSFTFEVAEKNKIPKFIIESAKKKVEHDIVNLDKTIVKLQQEKFEVEKIKTDLAEKRDSTQNKKENLEKLNDQLQQKLFNFQKLYEDEHRKLQFGNKIEAFIDSYVKGKSRKLVVADFVKILEQEKFRKLGADKDETKRMQVVKRKITQQLKKVDVQEKIEETNERLEDKRQKERAIWMKVGQRVRIPGSTSVGTIEKIEKNGKVSVNYGTFKTQISGDELERI
- a CDS encoding MlaD family protein, giving the protein MEKSTSKKMNVGIFVVLGTILLVTALYFVGKRQNLFSKNIQLYAVFTDVSGLQIGNNVRYSGVNVGNVSKIEMKAEGKIRVEMSVNEPAARFIKKDAVASIASDGLVGSMVVNLVPGEDKTATKVVSGDQIQIKTKITVDEILETFSKTNESAALITSDLAIITHQVVGGKGALGAILSDSSLEYDLRKSVAALKQTAEGTNRAMAQVNAIIGKINYDQSAVAVLLSDPKSRQQIQSVFANLEKSSNDINNVSKNLEDYVAEIKAGKGSLNYITKDESLKKNIDSTVVNVKEATDKLNQNMEVLKHNFLFRGYFRKLDKQKAKDLKEEEVKQ
- a CDS encoding GNAT family N-acetyltransferase, translating into MKFETERLILRTITEYDAVEIFSIRSNSEINRFLHRIPPKNSFEALDFILNIKRKTLNKEILFFGISCRTQPQLLGTICLWNFSEDREIAELGYELLPNYHGKGLMSEAVAFILKFGFQQLNLNKIEAFTNKNNVNSISLLGKFNFILNENRKDRNYPENSIFELHKI